From Brassica oleracea var. oleracea cultivar TO1000 chromosome C3, BOL, whole genome shotgun sequence, a single genomic window includes:
- the LOC106331371 gene encoding probable tRNA (guanine(26)-N(2))-dimethyltransferase 1: protein MEIDLNDYTVVKEGEAEILMHKKNKVFFNKAQVNNRDMSIAVMRAYISKRKQEHEAMLSKRARSSGKAPEKDVSSEVSKEETLTENGEDNGKTNGETSQDGPKEAAKTTYEPARRELKPPRVLEALSASGLRALRYAREVEGIGQVVALDNDPASVEACQRNLKFNGLMSTSKVESHLTDARVHMLTNPKEFDVVDLDPYGAPSIFLDSAVQSVADGGLLMCTATDMAVLCGANGEVCYSKYGSYPLKGKYCHEMALRILLASIESHANRYKRYIVPVLSVQMDFYVRVFVRVYTSASAMKNTPLKLSYFYQCIGCDSFHLQSVGRSLPKNNSVRYQSGVGPVVPQDCTHCGKKYNMGGPIWSAPMHDQEWVASILNGVKSMKDRYPAYDKICSVLTTISEELLDVPLFLSLHSLSGTLKCTSPSVAMFRSAVMNAKYRVSGSHVTPLGIKTDAPMEVIWDIMRCWVKNHPVKAQSPEHPGSVILSKEPSLQVDFSRHVGSLSKAQVKKEARFLPNPEKHWGPKIRAGRQITSKHVSLIGHEAVNDHLNGHKEAGAQEEAEGGKEEKQEDVSEDDEPELKRQKTEEDIASTS, encoded by the exons ATGGAGATTGATCTAAATGATTATACCGTTGTCAAGGAAGGTGAAGCTGAGATTCTCATGCACAAGAAGAACAAAGTCTTCTTCAACAAAGCTCAG GTGAACAATAGGGACATGTCCATTGCTGTCATGAGGGCATATATATCAAAACGCAAGCAAGAGCATGAGGCGATGTTGTCTAAAAGAGCTAGATCATCTGGTAAAGCGCCTGAGAAGGATGTCTCTTCTGAAGTTTCCAAGGAAGAGACTCTTACTGAAAACGGGGAGGATAATGGTAAAACCAACGGAGAGACATCTCAGGATGGACCAAAGGAAGCTGCCAAGACCACTTATGAACCTGCACGAAGAGAACTCAAACCACCAAGAGTGCTTGAG GCACTGTCAGCTTCTGGGTTAAGGGCTTTGAGATATGCTCGTGAAGTTGAAGGGATTGGTCAAGTTGTGGCTTTGGATAATGATCCAG CATCGGTTGAAGCTTGCCAGAGAAACTTAAAGTTCAACGGCTTGATGTCTACTTCAAAAGTGGAGTCACATCTCACTGATGCGCGTGTCCATATGCTCACCAACCCAAAAGAGTTTGATGTG GTTGATCTTGATCCATACGGTGCGCCCTCTATCTTCCTTGATTCAGCTGTTCAGTCAGTTGCAGATGGTGGGTTGCTGATGTGTACAGCAACTGACATGGCAGTGTTGTGTGGCGCTAATGGAGAGGTTTGCTATTCCAA ATATGGTTCCTATCCACTTAAAGGAAAGTATTGTCACGAGATGGCTCTGCGGATCCTCCTCGCCAGCATCGAG AGCCATGCAAACCGCTACAAGCGGTACATAGTCCCTGTTCTATCGGTCCAAATGGACTTCTACGTCCGTGTCTTTGTCCGAGTCTACAC TTCGGCGAGTGCAATGAAGAACACTCCACTAAAGCTCTCATACTTCTATCAATGCATTGGTTGCGATTCCTTTCATCTCCAATCCGTTGGAAGATCCCTCCCTAAG AATAACAGTGTGAGGTATCAATCAGGAGTTGGTCCTGTAGTTCCACAGGACTGCACTCACTGTGGGAAGAAGTATAACATGGGTGGGCCGATATGGTCCGCACCGATGCATGATCAGGAATGGGTGGCTTCGATACTAAACGGTGTTAAATCCATGAAAGATAGATATCCAGCTTATGATAAAATATGCTCTGTTCTTACCACCATCTCAGAG GAACTGCTAGACGTTCCGCTCTTTTTGAGCCTTCATAGTCTCTCTGGAACGTTAAAGTGCACTTCACCGTCAGTTGCGATGTTTAGATCAGCGGTGATGAATGCAAAGTACCGTGTCTCGGGGTCTCATGTGACCCCTCTCGGGATTAAAACCGATGCTCCTATGGAGGTTATCTGGGACATCATGCGGTGCTGGGTGAAGAATCATCCTGTGAAAGCGCAATCACCTGAACATCCAGGAAGTGTGATTCTATCTAAAGAACCATCTCTTCAG GTTGACTTTTCGCGGCACGTTGGTTCACTTAGCAAAGCACAGGTGAAGAAAGAAGCAAGGTTTCTGCCGAACCCGGAGAAGCATTGGGGTCCAAAGATAAGGGCTGGTCGTCAGATCACAAGCAAACACGTCTCGCTTATTGGTCATGAAGCAGTTAACGATCATCTCAATGGCCACAAGGAAGCAGGAGCACAAGAAGAAGCAGAAGGAGGAAAAGAAGAGAAGCAAGAAGATGTCTCTGAGGATGATGAGCCTGAGCTGAAACGCCAGAAGACAGAAGAGGATATTGCTTCAACGTCATAA